In the genome of Capsicum annuum cultivar UCD-10X-F1 unplaced genomic scaffold, UCD10Xv1.1 ctg4846, whole genome shotgun sequence, one region contains:
- the LOC107842658 gene encoding ubiquitin-activating enzyme E1 1, whose amino-acid sequence MLPVKRSSIVEVGGGNDNDAISVEKKLKATATAIGDSSTTVTMGGTDSVSANSGRNAANGRTGKAPLDLRNFSDIDEDLHSRQLAVYGRETMRRLFASNILVSGLQGLGAETAKNIILAGVKSVTLHDEGNVELWDLSSNFIFTEEDIGKNRALASVQKLQELNNSVIISTLTDALTKEQLSNFQAVVFTDISLEKATEFDDYCHTHQPPIAFIKAEVRGLFGSVFCDFGPQFVVADVDGEDPHSGIIASISNDDPALVSCIDDERLEFQDGDLVIFSEVHGMIELNDGRPRKIKSARPYSFTIENDTTEYAAYEKGGIVTQVKEPKVLKFKPLRQAIKDPGDFLLSDFSKFDRPPILHLAFQALDRFVSVSGRFPVAGSEEDAQKLISFVTDMNNSLVGKLEEIDQKLLQKFAFGARAVLNPMAAMFGGIVGQEVVKACSGKFHPLYQFFYFDSVESLPTEPLDPNDLKPLNSRYDAQISVFGNKLQKKLEEAKAFVVGSGALGCEFLKNLALMGVCCGEKGKLTITDDDVIEKSNLSRQFLFRDWNIGQAKSTVAAAAASLINPHIHIEALQNRASPETESVFDDTFWENLSVVVNALDNVNARIYIDQRCLYFQKPLLESGTLGAKCNTQMVIPHLTENYGASRDPPEKQAPMCTVHSFPHNIDHCLTWARSEFEGLLEKTPAEVNAYLINPSDYISAMQKAADAQARDTLDRVLECLDKERCDTFEDCITWARLRFEDYFADRVKQLTYTFPEDATTTSGAPFWSAPKRFPRPLQFSVDDASHLQFLVAASVLRAETFGIPIPDWVYSPRRLAGAVDKVIVPDFHPKKGVKIVTDEKATSMSASSIDDAAVINELVMQLETCRQRLPSGYKMNPIQFEKDDDTNYHMDFIAGLANMRARNYSIPEVDKLKAKFIAGRIIPAIATSTAMATGLVCLELYKVLAGGHKVEDYRNTFANLALPLFSMAEPVPPKVIKHQDMSWTVWDRWILKDNPTLRELLQWLQSKGLNAYSISYGSCLLYNSMFPKHKERMDRKLVDLAKEVAKADLPLYRKHFDVVVACEDDEDNDIDIPQVSIYFR is encoded by the exons ATGCTTCCTGTGAAGAGGTCATCGATAGTTGAAGTCGGAGGAGGTAACGACAACGACGCCATTTCAGTGGAAAAGAAACTCAAGGCCACCGCTACTGCTATCGGTGATTCGTCGACGACGGTGACTATGGGAGGAACTGATTCTGTTAGCGCTAACAGCGGCCGCAATGCCGCTAATGGCCGTACCGGTAAAGCTCCGCTCGATCTGCGTAACTTCTCTGATATCGACGAGGATCTTCACAGCCGTCAACTTGCCGTCTATGGTCGTGAAACTATGCGTAGGCTTTTTGCGTCTAATATTCTCGTATCTGGCCTGCAAGGTCTTGGCGCTGAAACTG CAAAGAACATTATTCTTGCGGGTGTGAAGTCTGTTACTTTGCACGATGAAGGAAATGTGGAGTTGTGGGATCTGTCTAGCAATTTTATCTTCACAGAGGAGGACATTGGGAAGAATAGGGCACTTGCTTCTGTCCAGAAGTTGCAAGAGCTAAACAATTCTGTCATTATCTCCACGTTGACGGATGCTTTGACTAAAGAACAACTTTCCAATTTTCAG GCTGTTGTATTTACAGATATCAGCTTAGAGAAGGCTACTGAATTTGATGATTACTGTCATACTCACCAGCCTCCAATTGCTTTCATCAAAGCTGAAGTTCGAGGCCTTTTTGGTAGTGTGTTTTGTGACTTTGGCCCTCAATTTGTAGTTGCTGATGTTGATGGTGAGGATCCTCACTCAGGAATCATTGCGTCTATTAGCAATGACGACCCTGCTCTTGTGTCATGTATTGATGATGAGAGGCTCGAGTTTCAAGATGGGGACTTAGTTATATTTTCTGAAGTGCATGGCATGATAGAGCTGAATGATGGGAGgcctagaaaaataaaaagtgcaAGGccatattcatttactattgaaAACGATACCACAGAGTATGCAGCTTATGAAAAAGGGGGTATCGTCACTCAGGTCAAGGAGCCTAAAGTGTTGAAATTCAAGCCACTGCGACAAGCAATTAAGGATCCTGGTGACTTTCTTCTGAGTGACTTCTCCAAGTTTGACCGTCCACCTATTTTACACTTGGCTTTTCAGGCACTAGATAGGTTTGTGTCTGTATCAGGACGTTTCCCTGTTGCTGGATCTGAGGAAGATGCTCAGAAGCTAATATCATTTGTGACTGACATGAACAATAGTCTTGTTGGAAAACTTGAGGAGATTGATCAGAAACTTCTTCAGAAATTTGCATTTGGTGCAAGGGCTGTGCTAAACCCAATGGCGGCTATGTTTGGGGGTATTGTTGGGCAAGAAGTTGTGAAGGCTTGCTCTGGGAAGTTCCATCCACTTTATCAG TTTTTCTACTTTGACTCCGTTGAATCTCTTCCAACTGAACCATTGGATCCAAATGATTTGAAGCCCTTGAATAGTCGTTATGATGCCCAAATCTCAGTTTTCGGAAACAAGCTACAGAAGAAGCTGGAAGAGGCAAAAGCTTTTGTTGTTGGGTCTGGTGCGCTTGGGTGTGAGTTCTTGAAGAATTTAGCTCTCATGGGGGTTTGTTGTGGTGAAAAAGGAAAGCTAACAATTACAGATGATGATGTCATTGAGAAGAGCAACCTTAGTAGGCAATTCCTCTTCCGTGATTGGAACATTGGGCAAGCCAAGTCTACTGTCGCTGCTGCAGCTGCTTCTTTGATCAATCCTCACATTCACATTGAAGCACTGCAAAACCGTGCAAGCCCTGAAACAGAAAGTGTATTTGATGATACATTCTGGGAGAATTTGAGTGTTGTGGTCAATGCACTAGATAATGTGAATGCCAGGATTTACATTGATCAGAgatgtttgtattttcaaaaaccaTTATTGGAGTCTGGAACTCTGGGTGCCAAGTGCAATACTCAGATGGTAATTCCTCATCTCACAGAGAATTATGGTGCATCAAGGGATCCACCAGAAAAACAAGCACCTATGTGTACAGTTCACTCTTTCCCACACAACATCGATCATTGCTTAACATGGGCACGGTCAGAATTTGAGGGTTTGCTTGAGAAGACGCCAGCTGAAGTTAATGCTTATCTGATCAATCCTAGCGACTacatatctgctatgcaaaaggcTGCTGATGCACAGGCCAGGGACACTTTGGATCGTGTTCTTGAATGCCTCGATAAGGAGAGATGTGATACATTTGAAGACTGCATAACCTGGGCTCGCCTGAG GTTTGAAGATTACTTTGCAGACCGTGTGAAGCAGTTGACATATACTTTCCCTGAGGATGCTACTACTACTAGTGGTGCTCCATTCTGGTCAGCACCAAAGCGTTTCCCTCGGCCATTGCAATTTTCTGTTGACGATGCCAGTCATCTTCAATTTCTTGTGGCAGCCTCGGTATTACGAGCAGAAACATTTGGCATTCCCATCCCAGATTGGGTTTACTCTCCTAGAAGGTTAGCTGGAGCTGTTGATAAAGTGATTGTCCCTGATTTCCATCCAAAGAAAGGTGTGAAGATTGTGACAGATGAAAAAGCAACCAGCATGTCTGCTTCATCCATAGATGATGCTGCAGTCATCAACGAGTTGGTGATGCAGCTGGAAACGTGTCGTCAGAGATTACCTTCAGGTTACAAGATGAACCCCATTCAATTTGAAAAG GACGATGACACCAACTATCATATGGACTTTATTGCTGGACTTGCAAACATGAGGGCTAGAAACTATAGCATCCCTGAAGTGGATAAACTGAAGGCCAAATTCATAGCAGGGAGGATCATTCCAGCAATTGCTACTTCTACTGCTATGGCCACTGGTCTTGTTTGTCTAGAGCTCTATAAGGTTTTGGCTGGAGGTCATAAGGTGGAGGATTACCGCAATACTTTCGCCAACTTGGCTCTTCCTTTATTTTCCATGGCTGAACCAGTTCCACCAAAGGTGATCAAGCATCAGGACATGAGCTGGACTGTGTGGGACAGGTGGATTTTGAAAGACAATCCAACTTTGAGGGAGCTTCTTCAGTGGCTTCAGAGCAAAGGTCTGAATGCTTATAGCATCTCTTACGGGAGCTGCTTACTCTATAACAGCATGTTCCCTAAGCATAAAGAGCGGATGGATCGTAAATTGGTGGATCTGGCCAAGGAAGTGGCCAAGGCAGATTTGCCTCTATACAGGAAACATTTTGACGTGGTAGTGGCTTGTGAGGATGATGAAGACAATGATATTGATATCCCTCAAGTGTCCATTTATTTCAGGTAG